The following are encoded together in the Pan troglodytes isolate AG18354 chromosome 6, NHGRI_mPanTro3-v2.0_pri, whole genome shotgun sequence genome:
- the LOC100609887 gene encoding olfactory receptor 2A5-like, whose product MGDNQSRVTEFILVGFQLSVEMEVLLFWIFSLLYLFSLLANGMILGLICLDPRLRTPMYFFLSHLAIIDIPYASSNLLNMLENLVKHKKTISFISCIMQMALYLTFAAAECMILVVMSYDRFVAICHPLHYTVIMNWRVCTVLAITSWACGFSLALINLILLLRLPFCGPQEVNHFFCEILSVLKPACADTWINEIFVNEFSQNLMV is encoded by the coding sequence ATGGGGGACAACCAATCACGGGTCACAGAATTCATCCTGGTTGGATTCCAGCTCAGTGTGGAGATGGAAGTGCTCCTCTTCTGGATCTTCTCCCTGTTATATCTCTTCAGCCTGCTGgcaaatggcatgatcttggggcTCATCTGTCTGGATCCCAGACTGCGcacccccatgtacttcttcctctcaCACTTGGCCATCATTGACATACCCTATGCTTCCAGCAATTTGCTCAACATGCTGGAAAACCTAGtgaaacacaaaaaaactatcTCGTTCATCTCTTGcattatgcagatggctttgtatttgACTTTTGCTGCTGCAGAGTGCATGATTTTGGTGGTGATGTCCTATGACAGATTTGTGGCGATCTGCCATCCCCTGCATTACACTGTCATCATGAACTGGAGAGTGTGCACAGTCCTGGCTATTACTTCCTGGGCATGTGGATTTTCCCTGGCCCTCATAAATCTAATTCTCCTTCTAAGGCTGCCCTTCTGTGGGCCCCAGGAGGTGAACCACTTCTTCTGTGAAATTCTGTCTGTCCTCAAACCGGCCTGTGCAGACACCTGGATTAATGAAATTTttgtgaatgagttctcacaaaatctaaTGGTTTAA